The Bradyrhizobium guangxiense genomic sequence AAGCCACTGGAGCCTGAACCCTTGCCAAAAAGCGCATCGGATTCGTCTTCGTTCGCTCCCAGCCGCAAATTTGACCGCGACATGCAAGTTCCGCCCGAGACCCAGGTCGTCATCGACTTCGACGACAACCGTGCCGCATCCGCGCTGGTCGGTCCCTACGGCCAGCACCTGGCGCAGATCGAGCGGCGGCTCGGCGTCGTCGTCGATTCCAAGGGCAACCACATCACCATCGGCGGCACGCGCGACGGCTGCGATGCCGCACGCCGCGTGCTGGAGATGCTCTACGCGCAAGCCGTGAAGGGACAGGATCTCGACCAGGGCGAGGTCGAAGGCGCGATCCGCGCTGTAATCGCCCAGGGCTCGCTGTTCGAGTTCGACGCCAAATCGGCCAAATCGGCCTTCGACAGCATCAACTTACGCAAGCGCCCGGTGCGTGCGCGCACCGCCGCGCAGGATTCCTACATTCGCGCACTGAAGCGCCACGAGCTGGTGTTCGGCATCGGCCCGGCCGGCACCGGCAAGACCTGGCTCGCCGTCGCGCACGCCGCGCAGCTGTTCGAGCGCAAGGAGGTCGACCGGATCATCCTGTCGCGTCCAGCGGTGGAAGCCGGCGAGCGGCTCGGCTTCCTGCCCGGCGACCTCCGCGAGAAGGTCGATCCCTATCTTCGCCCGATCTACGATGCGCTCTATGACCTCATGGATGCGCGCATCGTCGAGCGCGCGCTGCAGACCGGCGAGATCGAGATCGCGCCGCTCGCCTTCATGCGCGGCCGCACGCTCACCAATGCCGCCATCATCCTGGACGAGGCGCAGAACACCACCTCGATGCAGATGAAGATGTTCCTGACCCGTCTCGGCGAGAACAGCCGCATGATCGTGACCGGCGATCCCTCGCAGATCGACCTGCCGAACGGCCAGACCTCGGGCCTGGCCGAAGCGACCCGGCTGCTGAACGGCGTCGAGGGCATTGCCCAAGTTCATTTCAAAGCCGAGGACGTGATCCGCCACGAACTCGTGGCGCGGATCGTCGCCGCCTACGAAGGTTCGCCGCAGCGGCCGGCCACCGGCCAATCCTGACGAGGCAACAGCGGGACCCCGGAGGGCGCCGACACGGTGCCCTTTCGTCCCAGACAACACAATGTCCCATCCCAACCTTCCCATGACCGAGGTTCTCGTCGTCGCCGATTGCTGGCAGCACGAGCCCGATTCCGAAGCCGTGATCCTGCGCGCCGTTGCGGCGGCCGCCGAAAGCGTCGACGAAGATGTCGCCGACGCTGAAGTGGCCGTAATGCTGACCGATGATGCCGGCATCCGCACGCTCAACAGCAACTGGCGCGGCATCGACAAACCGACCAACGTGCTGTCGTTTCCCGCGCTCCAGCCGGAAGGCGAATGGAAGCCCGGCGATGCGCCGCGCATGCTCGGTGACATCGCGATCGCCTACGAGACCATGCGGCGCGAGGCGGACGACGAACAGAAGCCGTTCGACCACCATTTGAGCCATCTCGCGGTGCATGGCTTCCTGCACCTGATCGGT encodes the following:
- the ybeY gene encoding rRNA maturation RNase YbeY → MSHPNLPMTEVLVVADCWQHEPDSEAVILRAVAAAAESVDEDVADAEVAVMLTDDAGIRTLNSNWRGIDKPTNVLSFPALQPEGEWKPGDAPRMLGDIAIAYETMRREADDEQKPFDHHLSHLAVHGFLHLIGYDHENDGDAEEMEALETQILAHLGIPDPYADRAGTH
- a CDS encoding PhoH family protein, with translation MQVPPETQVVIDFDDNRAASALVGPYGQHLAQIERRLGVVVDSKGNHITIGGTRDGCDAARRVLEMLYAQAVKGQDLDQGEVEGAIRAVIAQGSLFEFDAKSAKSAFDSINLRKRPVRARTAAQDSYIRALKRHELVFGIGPAGTGKTWLAVAHAAQLFERKEVDRIILSRPAVEAGERLGFLPGDLREKVDPYLRPIYDALYDLMDARIVERALQTGEIEIAPLAFMRGRTLTNAAIILDEAQNTTSMQMKMFLTRLGENSRMIVTGDPSQIDLPNGQTSGLAEATRLLNGVEGIAQVHFKAEDVIRHELVARIVAAYEGSPQRPATGQS